The Toxoplasma gondii ME49 chromosome XII, whole genome shotgun sequence genome includes a region encoding these proteins:
- a CDS encoding elongation factor 1-gamma, putative (encoded by transcript TGME49_300140) — MKLLTPKDDVRGRKVQLVAAFLDLPLQTVPFTVGKDDKDPAFLAKSPLGRLPLLESEVGGVCLFESNAICRFLARLRADKCLYGETLAEQGQVDMWLDFSTLEVEIPMCCLVQGGKVAERAQSDLAQALNAVDAHLKTRTFMVGENITIADLCLVAVLSYGFRSGKVDAAALLEKRPYLKRFYETVVNQKSFKKIFGEAKAAPQAAAKKETPKAAAKPAQSAGDDEEPAKKPAVKCELDLLPEPTMDLNEWKRVYSNTKDLYGTAMKWFWEHLDAAGYSLWYMKYQKLEGECTVAFVTSNQLGGFLQRIDPAFRKYSFGVVDVMGENGCFDIEGVWLFRGQDVPSLMKDHPSYEYHTWQKLDVASAKDKQLVADFWCACDDIQGRPIADSKVWK; from the exons ATG AAACTCCTGACGCCCAAGGACGATGTGCGCGGCCGGAAGGTGCAGTTGGTGGCGGCTTTCCTGGACCTGCCGCTGCAGACTGTGCCTTTCACCGTGGGGAAGGACGACAAGGATCCGGCGTTCTTGGCCAAGTCGCCTCTGGGGCGTCTGCCCCTGTTGGAGTCCGAGGTCGGCggcgtgtgtctgtttgaAAGCAACGCGATTTGCCGCTTCCTCGCGCGACTTCGCGCCGACAAGTGCCTGTACGGCGAGACGCTTGCGGAGCAGGGACAAGTGGACATGTGGTTGGACTTCTCGACCCTCGAAGTCGAGATTCCGATGTGTTGCTTGGTGCAGGGGGGAAAGGTTGCGGAGCGCGCGCAGAGCGACCTGGCGCAGGCACTGAACGCGGTCGACGCCCACCTGAAGACGCGCACCTTCATGGTGGGCGAGAACATCACCATTGCAGACTTGTGCCTCGTCGCGGTGCTGAGCTACGGCTTCCGGTCCGGCAAGGTGGACGCCGCAGCGCTGCTCGAGAAGCGTCCGTACTTGAAGCGCTTCTACGAGACCGTGGTGAATCAGAAGAGCTTCAAGAAGATCTtcggcgaggcgaaggcagcgCCACAGGCCGCCGCCAAGAAGGAGACTCCCAAAGCCGCGGCGAAGCCTGCACAGAGCGCCGGCGATGACGAAGAACCGGCGAAGAAGCCTGCAGTCAAGTGCGAGTTGGACTTGCTCCCAGAGCCGACGATGGACCTGAATGAGTGGAAGCGCGTGTACTCCAACACGAAGGACCTGTATGGCACAGCGATGAAATGGTTCTGGGAACACCTCGACGCGGCAGGGTATTCCTTGTGGTACATGAAATATCAGAAACTCGAGGGCGAGTGCACCGTCGCGTTCGTCACCTCGAACCAGCTCGGCGGCTTCCTGCAGCGGATCGACCCGGCCTTCCGCAAATACTCCTTCGGCGTCGTCGACGTGATGGGCGAGAACGGCTGCTTCGACATCGAGGGTGTCTGGCTGTTCCGCGGCCAAGACGTACCCAGCTTGATGAAGGACCACCCGTCGTACGAGTACCACACTTGGCAGAAACTCGACGTCGCCAGCGCAAAAGACAAGCAACTCGTCGCAGACTTTTGGTGCGCGTGCGACGACATCCAAGGTCGCCCCATCGCCGACAGCAAGGTCTGGAAATAA
- the RON2 gene encoding rhoptry neck protein RON2 (encoded by transcript TGME49_300100~Signal peptide predicted by SignalP 2.0 HMM (probability 0.760) with cleavage site probability 0.527 at residue 46~Predicted trans-membrane domain (TMHMM2.0):6-29:1276-1296:1345-1368): MTKRAGLPLGRAFLVLILLSAADSLFFSSFPRSALQLFSSVLFTDAAEPDSDATPGLRPQPSPRTFRPTGYQRIEVKTVDEELPEDLKVYTASTRGSSSRTFEVRNAGGRQEGFTLSVLTAGGPLPHGSWSWSGTPPEVQTTGGSQISFGWVPDTETPSLPERNLLQLKRMLRDEGLIEAVQLRAAEKGCPVAVLHNLRQLPVNFREVLHEEYESRSNPAKMYEVANSYVQQRGSDAARWSVSQSVELSLLEMHATSTTDPRGSSAVPSFLETGPQVRVAMTDAVPSGIRVYATPPAPRPVPVQSNQTEKERSPTSKRLVGMQLGLYLICKLAALFGHPTLFLNPYYTEQQLLEAVAQALGIAPPHRGDFENEGNEAQATANQHNGSADQLLAAIEIFRLGPNPYTIGHVLTLMIAYLDYESFFGASPSKPFHSWVSLAASAGNNTGFAMLDEMCDNHRGPKRRGQKHWYQTGGARKHKNRDMLPLHRQLCDALELVLNGVQQIQIDLMDELGKYKTGVEPLVDPATNSARIHTRTCRGLSPVCDYEATILAPVRALEPHEQQDSLRTKKAFNLVTGYGSGHVGQITGSIAEPFSHSWRTRWGKVVADPTAYGEIFERTLWFDDRELMAKSSGALFRQYDRIAKDSMSFGVFMNVENGLLKKDMRSKLEAYISQRKSFVEKRQQSRFAKLRKKIPENDPYALRAAIFLALNSRTFCAQPTSFLSSFRTFLTNQYHKLSQGRNLPRSQRSLMAFMRTGQVKFFQEWCSFDPLAVNALFLFRFAVSGTDPAALHDRQHTRVSRNKKTMRILNSKWTPAVLKKLMRKVNHKHMAREAKALLLRSLDPTVLSSIVTAFDFITHTQANLEVNQNAFMYHEVRAREVSRQSAAEKGSHRLHERGLVRETDDMIKRWAEHGIPGDIKRRLARGEKLPEGMSFGGIPIPNLTNWDAQLNSKWLEAYNAYLRHPYGRAALNARDPVALLVKDSRDRLQAEAEGTIFLGRIAKRVHQSKNLLRRAGRALKTFFLSLLRENERSEYAVWFGVKVDMRQVIQTCRQINSVAEVVKNDRLYDFITDGWMELVKDVVAGYTKASVRVPGFDTISAANEQLRKEGVAAATARNQGFLSIHYDYANLPEEERKKEFQRSMCMEQCEALWKLVMAFVMPNLQNPKKLKGYEKDFSGAKEIEKLNSPHHVNAFRFSLSVQIDFFDNMLDKTSKKNLKAMKFGASTWFTYAMKLAGQVNSEMGNPNLGTALYMQAAYYGNYIRKWMEQRRKSRKQAIIGVLTLGMMGLYALLNVADIVQHMEDIGGAPPVSCVTNEILGVTCAPQAIAKATTSAARVATQDFLKVGLFAGMAPYLMLPMAVVSVWNILKSEIKVLLQFEMALKHTFTRLKRWLAAPFKNWWAKRGRLKDALFRRASQTYRKTEQETKQPPRPRNLHNPSSWGDTELDSLGVPPEPFVQDFEIKYTTPVFPMSAPLIKA, encoded by the exons ATGACTAAACGCGCTGGCCTGCCCTTGGGCAGGGCATTTCTTGTCCTGATTCTTCTATCTGCAGCGGattcactcttcttctctagCTTTCCCCGCTCTGCTCTCCAactcttttcttccgttcTTTTCACAGACGCTGCAGAACCTGACTCGGACGCCACCCCGGGTCTGCGGCCGCAACCCAGCCCACGCACTTTCCGGCCTACGGGGTATCAGCGAATCGAGGTGAAAACTGTCGATGAAGAGTTACCCGAAGACCTCAAAGTTTACACCGCGTCGACACGCGGATCTTCGTCTCGTACATTCGAAGTCAGAAATGCCGGAGGCCGACAGGAAGGCTTTACTTTGTCCGTCCTCACCGCCGGCGGGCCTCTGCCGCACGGTTCCTGGTCTTGGAGCGGAACCCCTCCGGAAGTGCAGACCACGGGGGGTTCTCAAATCAGTTTCGGCTGGGTGCCAGACACCGAAACGCCGAGTTTGCCCGAACGGAATCTTCTCCAGTTGAAGAGAATGCTTCGCGACGAGGGTTTGATCGAGGCTGTTCAGC TGAGGGCCGCGGAAAAGGGGTGCCCCGTGGCCGTTCTGCACAATCTGCGGCAACTTCCGGTGAATTTCCGCGAGGTTCTCCACGAGGAGTACGAGAGCCGCAGCAACCCCGCGAAAATGTACGAAGTCGCGAATAGCTATGTCCAACAGAGGGGCAGCGATGCTGCTCGCTGGTCAGTCTCTCAGTCCGTCGagctttctctcctggaaATGCATGCGACGTCAACCACGGATCCCCGCGGTTCGAGTGCCGTCCCGTCCTTTCTGGAAACTGGACCTCAAGTGCGAGTTGCAATGACTGACGCCGTCCCCTCAGGAATTCGCGTGTACGCAACGCCTCCGGCGCCTCGTCCAGTGCCTGTGCAAAGTAaccagacagaaaaggagagaagtcCGACCTCCAAGCGCCTTGTTGGTATGCAGCTCGGCCTCTACTTGATTTGCAAGCTTGCGGCTCTTTTTGGCCACCCGACTTTGTTTCTAAATCCGTACTACACGGAGCAGCAGCTCCTCGAAGCCGTGGCGCAGGCTCTCGGGATCGCGCCACCGCACCGCGGTGATttcgaaaacgaaggaaatgAAGCGCAAGCGACAGCCAACCAGCACAACGGGAGCGCCGACCAGCTGCTTGCAGCCATCGAAATCTTTCGCCTAGGGCCGAATCCCTACA CTATCGGTCACGTTCTGACCCTGATGATTGCCTACCTGGACTACGAGTCTTTCTTCGGAGCCTCGCCGTCAAAGCCTTTTCACTCTTGGGTCTCGTTGGCAGCTTCTGCGGGGAACAACACAGGCTTCGCGATGCTCGACGAAATGTGCGACAACCACCGTGGACCTAAGCGACGTGGACAGAAACACTGGTACCAGACCGGGGGCGCGAGGAAGCACAAAAACCGAGACATGTTGCCTCTCCACCGCCAGCTGTGCGACGCCCTCGAACTAGTGCTCAACGGCGTTCAGCAGA TCCAAATCGACCTGATGGATGAACTTGGAAAATACAAGACTGGCGTCGAGCCTCTCGTCGACCCCGCAACTAACAGCGCGAGAATTCACACTCGCACCTGCCGAGGTTTGTCCCCGGTCTGCGACTACGAAGCAACAATTCTCGCTCCTGTGCGCGCTTTAGAGCCGCACGAACAACAAGACTCTCTCCGTACCAAGAAGGCGTTCAACCTGGTCACGGGATACG GGAGCGGTCACGTCGGACAAATCACAGGAAGCATCGCCGAGCCGTTCTCGCATAGCTGGCGGACGCGGTGGGGAAAAGTTGTGGCGGACCCAACTGCCTACGGCGAAA TCTTCGAGCGCACTCTGTGGTTCGACGACCGCGAGTTGATGGCGAAGAGCAGCGGCGCTCTCTTCAGACAATACGACAgaa ttgCAAAAGACTCAATGTCTTTCGGTGTCTTCATGAACGTCGAAAACGGACTCCTGAAGAAAGACATGCGCAGCAAGTTGGAGGCTTACATCTCGCAAAGAAAGAGCTtcgtcgagaagagacagcagtcGAGATTCGCGAAGCTTCGAAAGAAAATCCCCGAAAACGACCCTTACGCACTCAGAGCCGCcatcttcctcgcgctcAATT CTCGGACGTTCTGCGCGCAGCCGACGTCGTTTTTATCGAGTTTCCGGACCTTTCTCACGAACCAATACCACAAGCTAAGTCAAGGAAGAAATCTCCCGAGATCTCAGAGATCGTTGATGGCGTTCATGCGCACCGGGCAGGTTAAATTCTTTCAAGAGTGGTGCAGCTTCGACCCCCTCGCTGTCAAcgccctctttctcttccgatTCGCGGTCTCTGGAACAG ACCCCGCGGCGCTGCACGACAGGCAACACACCCGTGTCAGCAGAAACAAGAAGACGATGCGGATTTTGAATTCCAAGTGGACTCCCGCGGTGCTGAAGAAGCTGATGCGAAAAGTCAACCACAAACACATGGCGCGCGAAGCGAAGGCTC TACTGCTTCGGAGCTTGGATCCGACAGTCTTGTCGAGCATCGTGACGGCGTTTGACTTCATCACCCACACACAGGCGAACCTGGAAGTGAATCAGAACGCGTTCATGTACCACGAGGTGCGGGCGCGGGAGGTTTCGCGCCAGTcagcggcagagaaaggctCGCACAGGCTGCATGAGAGGGGTCTCGTtcgcgagacagacgacatGATCAAGAGGTGGGCAGAGCACGGAATTCCAGGGGACATCAAGCGTCGCCTGGCACGAGGCGAGAAGCTTCCAGAAGGGATGTCGTTTGGCGGCATCCCCATCCCCAATCTGACGAACTGGGATGCACAGCTGAATTCCAAGTGGCTTGAGGCGTACAACGCGTATCTGCGACACCCGTACGGCCGAGCAGCACTGAACGCGCGCGACCCAGTTGCGTTGCTCGTGAAGGACTCGCGAGACCGCCTCCAGGCTGAGGCCGAGGGCACCATCTTTCTTGGGCGCATCGCGAAGCGCGTGCACCAGAGCAAAAACCTTCTGCGACGAGCCGGGCGGGCGCTGAagactttttttctgtcgctgctgagagagaacgaacgcAGCGAGTACGCCGTCTGGTTTGGTGTGAAGGTCGACATGCGGCAGGTGATTCAGACCTGCAGGCAAATCAACTCGGTGGCGGAAGTCGTGAAGAACGACCGCCTCTACGATTTCATCACCGACGGCTGGATGGAGCTCGTGAAAGACGTCGTCGCAGGGTACACGAAGGCGTCGGTGCGAGTTCCTGGTTTCGACACGATTTCTGCGGCAAACGAGCAATTGCGGAAGGAGGGAGTAGCAGCTGCCACTGCGCGGAACCAAGGTTTCCTGTCGATTCACTACGATTACGCGAACCTGCCGGAGGAAGAGCGCAAGAAGGAGTTCCAGCGGTCGATGTGCATGGAGCAGTGCGAAGCGCTTTGGAAGCTGGTCATGGCGTTCGTGATGCCGAATCTGCAGAATccgaagaagctgaaggggTACGAGAAGGACTTTTCGGGAGCGAAGGAAATTGAGAAGCTGAACAGTCCACACCACGTGAACGCGTTCCGCTTTagtctctctgtgcagatCGACTTCTTCGACAACATGCTCGACAAGACGTCCAAAAAGAATCTGAAGGCGATGAAGTTCGGCGCGAGCACTTGGTTCACCTACGCCATGAAGCTTGCGGGACAGGTCAACTCGGAGATGGGCAATCCGAACCTCGGCACTGCGCTGTACATGCAGGCCGCGTACTACGGGAACTACATTCGAAAGTGGATGGAGCAGCGGCGGAAGTCGCGGAAGCAAGCCATTATCGGAGTCTTGACGCTCGGCATGATGGGTCTGTACGCGCTGCTGAATGTTGCAGACATCGTGCAACATATGGAAGACATTGGCGGCGCGCCGCCGGTCTCCTGCGTGACGAACGAGATCCTCGGAGTCACCTGCGCGCCGCAGGCCATCGCCAAGGCCACCACGAGCGCCGCGAGAGTGGCGACCCAAGACTTCCTCAAAGTCGGCCTCTTCGCAGGCATGGCGCCGTACCTCATGCTGCCCATGgccgtcgtctccgtctggAACATCCTCAAGTCGGAAATCAAGGTGTTGCTGCAGTTCGAAATGGCTCTCAAACACACCTTCACGCGCCTCAAGAGGTGGCTTGCGGCGCCTTTCAAGAACTGGTGGGCGAAGCGCGGCAGACTGAAGGACGCGCTCTTCCGGAGAGCCTCGCAGACTtacagaaaaacggaacaggaaacgaagcagcCGCCTCGACCCAGAAATCTGCACAACCCAAGCAGCTGGGGAGACACCGAACTCGACAGTCTCGGCGTGCCTCCAGAGCCCTTCGTCCAAGACTTCGAAATCAAGTACACGACCCCCGTCTTCCCCATGAGTGCGCCTCTCATCAAAGCCTGA
- a CDS encoding hypothetical protein (encoded by transcript TGME49_300110) translates to MADAASAACKPRSGCLPVALTPFTERKLKALACAMLEGERQADWEWTRDVVVWMEEEKIRLYPRHKRDAMRVVSDKHKWWTLMLQYCRDLEVQLDGEGPAPPCTPENLAGLLDVLSSVAIADIYEDALEGSELPIDCSSPLNALEKKAASVSSVERKRSEQTHADGIAEDLQALRQPLNSVLARMHLPLLQENAENGEIVSAVKAVAMRLKAPTGSEQGDEILQDMAVACPLPVENSAFFKAFVCGLRALHVESLRETQAEINQLIEALQALIADPVTDNRLGRVGI, encoded by the exons ATGGCGGATGCAgcttctgctgcatgcaagcctCGCTCCGGATGCCTCCCGGTGGCTCTCACCCCCTtcacagagaggaagctgaaggcgcttgcatgcgcaaTGCTCGAGGGCGAAAGACAGGCCGACTGGGAGTGGACGCGCGACGTCGTCGTCTggatggaagaagaaaaaattCGACTTTACCCGAGGCACAAACGAGACGCCATGCGCGTCGTCTCCGACAAACACAAGTGGTGGACCCTCATGCTTCAA TATTGCCGCGATCTAGAAGTGCAGTTAGATGGCGAAGGACCAGCACCTCCATGTACACCCGAGAATCTTGCAGGTTTGCTGGACGTTCTCTCTTCGGTTGCGATCGCCGACATTTACGAAGACGCTCTGGAAG GCTCTGAGCTTCCGATAGACTGTTCATCTCCTCTGAACGCGCTGGAAAAGAAAGccgcgtctgtttcttcggtggagagaaagcgaagcgagcaaacgcatgcagatggaaTTGCAGAGGACTTGCAGGCGCTTCGGCAGCCACTGAACTCCGTCCTCGCCCGCATGcacctccctcttctccaagaaaacgcggagaacggagagatcGTCTCTGCCGTCAAG GCCGTGGCTATGCGCCTGAAGGCGCCCACTGGGTCTGAGCAGGGCGACGAGATCCTGCAGGATATGGCAGTTGCATGCCCTCTCCCTGTTGAGAATTCTGCGTTTTTCAAGGCGTTTGTGTGCGGACTCCGGGCGCTGCACGTGGAGAGTCTCCGGGAAACGCAAGCAGAAATAAATCAGCTCATTGAGGCGCTTCAGGCTCTTATCGCGGATCCAGTCACTGATAACAGACTTGGCCGCGTAGGTATAtag
- a CDS encoding apical membrane antigen 1 domain-containing protein (encoded by transcript TGME49_300130~Signal peptide predicted by SignalP 2.0 HMM (probability 0.704) with cleavage site probability 0.556 at residue 31~Predicted trans-membrane domain (TMHMM2.0):467-490): MTTQTTTKGSSRISRCTVALVFALSACATDALNIGNHAHQTRLASGKTSAKGDANPWAKILERYNVPLVHGSGVYVDLGNTKILSKKKYREPGGKCPNYGKYIKTYQPTTNPEIWPNDFLKPVPYANTPQDTMPLGGGFAMPMHQISPVSLKDLKDEAEGLKTATGVSSYAVEHAKNIRDDLGHCIWWARMTSAHDTSSSATNSKEDYYRYAFVWDPKKEMCHIMYLNMQEMTGAGTYCKRGDSGPNLTWYCFHPEKSIEKNLVWGSAYARLDHASACPEHGLKNVHWGQWNGRSCQKMAVRKRISVGSATECAMELFNNSPSDNPTQYVGDEGRGWDKILDDVVGVLIPAGSTKKDQPHTRGVGINWANFYKKPSGSYCEMYDGVPNCLTSAPEQYAFVSLGDPNPDNAQLPPCSSATEGVVIPSHCSCPEGETSGSSSGVKCEDGKWVEGHVSCTCSLDEDTSVNIWLIAGPCIAAGVLLLGGLIYWMAQRNKREPAVEKPQIVDETREHAVRTRQNQADLLQEAEPSFWGEADNYGTSVILDSANIDKDF, encoded by the exons ATGACGACGCAAACAACCACGAAAGGGTCGTCGCGGATCTCGCGGTGCACCGTTGCCCTCGTTTTTGCTTTGTCGGCATGCGCCACTGACGCATTGAATATCGGCAACCACGCTCACCAAACAAGACTGGCGTCCGGAAAAACTTCGGCGAAGGGTGACGCCAATCCGTGGGCCAAGATCCTTGAAAGATACAACGTGCCTCTCGTGCACG GTTCTGGCGTCTATGTCGACTTGGGGAACACAAAGATTCTCAGCAAGAAAAAGTACCGCGAGCCTGGCGGGAAGTGTCCCAACTATGGCAAGTACATCAAGACGTACCAGCCCACCACGAACCCGGAAATTTGGCCTAACGATTTTTTGAAGCCAGTGCCGTACGCAAATACACCCCAGGACACGATGCCGCTCGGAGGCGGCTTCGCCATGCCCATGCATCAGATCAGCCCGGTGTCGCTGAAAGACCTGAAGGACGAGGCGGAGGGGCTGAAAACCGCCACTGGGGTCTCGTCGTATGCCGTTGAGCATGCCAAGAACATCAGAGATGACTTGGGGCATTGCATATGGTGGGCTCGCATGACGTCCGCGCACGACACGTCGTCGAGCGCGACTAACTCGAAAGAAGACTACTACCGGTACGCTTTCGTCTGGGAcccgaagaaggaaatgtGCCACATCATGTACTTGAACATGCAGGAGATGACGGGAGCAGGAACGTACTGCAAGAGGGGGGACTCAGGCCCCAACCTGACGTGGTACTGCTTCCACCCGGAGAAGTCCATCGAGAAAAACCTCGTCTGGGGCAGCGCATACGCGCGCCTCGACCACGCTTCTGCGTGTCCGGAACACGGCTTAAAAAACGTTCACTGGGGGCAGTGGAACGGGAGAAGTTGCCAGAAAATGGCCGTCCGGAAACGCATCTCTGTAGGCAGTGCTACCGAATGTGCCATGGAGCTGTTTAACAACAGTCCGAGCGACAACCCGACGCAGTACGTCGGCGACGAGGGCCGTGGGTGGGATAAAATCCTCGACGACGTGGTTGGAGTCCTCATCCCCGCAGGATCCACCAAGAAAGACCAGCCGCACACGCGCGGAGTTGGCATCAACTGGGCGAACTTCTACAAAAAGCCCAGCGGTTCCTACTGCGAAATGTACGATGGCGTCCCGAACTGCCTCACGTCTGCGCCTGAGCAGTACGCGTTCGTGAGTCTCGGCGATCCAAACCCAGACAACGCACAACTTCCGCCTTGCTCATCCGCCACAGAAGGCGTTGTCATTCCCTCCCACTGCTCTTGCcctgaaggagagacaagcggAAGCAGCTCTGGTGTAAAGTGCGAAGACGGCAAATGGGTGGAGGGCCATGTCTCCTGCACCTGCTCAC TCGATGAGGACACCAGCGTCAACATCTGGCTTATTGCGGGACCGTGCATTGCCGCTGGAGTGCTGTTGCTCGGAGGACTGATATACTGGATGGCACAAAG GAACAAGCGCGAACCGGCTGTTGAAAAGCCTCAAATCGTGGACGAGACAAGGGAGCACGCCGTTCGAACCCGCCAGAACCAAGCAGACCTGCTGCAGGAAGCGGAACCTTCATTCTGGGGAG AAGCTGACAACTATGGCACAAGCGTCATTCTCGACTCCGCCAACATTGACAAGGACTTTTGA
- a CDS encoding aminotransferase, class V superfamily protein (encoded by transcript TGME49_300120) — protein MPAGPPGSVLASGCLCLSARELQRAGCFYVGKKCVNRTAEESRRRLCPPLANTQSASGRALIAPVSDPPGVSLANEFVELPVLAVAHSESCCFCDAWNGQVTVFANLGEVGEGEEVNRAAGAFWSLRRRGNANTKMAETAARDGADGNARNDEKTAHCDRGQSRGTGARGDEGGASPFEKKVGESYAAFADRLHNREGFPLYLDNNSSTKTDPRVFQEMAPFFESLFGNPGSAHERGRINKAALEEGRERVAGCLGVPPSTIFFTSGATESLNWAIKCGATAQSRKGLDRHIVTTRIEHPAVLEICKFLEEDHGFQVTFCPVDCFGFVNLEALSRLLRAETAFVSVPHANAEIGAVQPIEKVAMIVREHAPHALLHVDCSQSLGKIPVNIPQLGADLVTIAGHKIYAPKGVGALYVGSRACLGPLLHGGGQERRLRGGTENVPYCVALGKACELIAQGWSEPQGSRATISDSAAPLPRSASPGPLTSPATGYGESPEAGASAETRGGGDRDAHSPQEEDGSEEANQGGEGRGGDAGQMREEPGVAGEGEGAAQVTKTGFAEEQTATSSGPGVRTPHGEGDKPFSWLPSLTSTFRMGSSCERKREDGPRDTVFPASASALSRVCVSLGFSRVLPPALASDASHRASGSFAGEWGSFSDRQGAASSLSAHPKHMEQSLIKFTQQFFAELLLLTQWSPDQLGNLIRINGPLRRARAFFESGDNAQEKSFAEVYGALPNTLSLSICGADGPEIVRLLCDRLCISAGCTCHSSGELTSSTLQAIQLDRKWARGTIRISTGRFTTLNDAAVAGRLLARFLISENMLFGKPERVSADLSADRENGELTGGAETF, from the exons ATGCCCGCCGGGCCTCCGGGGAGCGTCCTGGCCAGCggctgtctgtgtctttctgccCGCGAGCTGCAGCGCGCTG GCTGTTTTTATGTGGGAAAAAAGTGCGTGAATCGGACGGCCGAAGAGTCTCGCAGACGCCTGTGTCCACCGCTCGCGAACACTCAGTCCGCAAGTGGCCGCGCTCTAATTGCCCCCGTCTCCGACCCTCCGGGCGTGTCTCTGGCAAACGAATTTGTCGAGCTTCCCGTCCTCGCCGTGGCGCACTCCGAAAGCTGTTGCTTCTGCGATGCTTGGAACGGGCAAGTCACTGTTTTCGCGAATCTGGGGGAAGTcggcgagggcgaggaagtGAACCGCGCCGCAGGAGCGTTTTGGTCTTTGCGCCGACGGGGAAACGCAAACACAAAAATGGCAGAAACCGCAGCGCGAGATGGCGCGGACGGAAACGCGCGGAATGATGAAAAGACTGCACATTGCGACCGCGGACAGTCGAGGGGGACAGGAGCGCGAGGCGATGAAGGTGGAGCGTCGCctttcgagaaaaaagtcgGGGAAAGCTACGCCGCATTCGCCGACAGACTCCACAACCGCGAGGGCTTCCCGCTCTACCTCGACAATAACAGCTCCACAAAGACCGATCCCCGTGTTTTCCAGGAAATGGCCCCGTTCTTTGAAA GCCTCTTTGGAAATCCAGGAAGTGCACACGAACGCGGCAGAATCAACAAGGCGGCGCTCGAGGAGGGGCGCGAACGCGTCGCCGGCTGCCTCGGCGTCCCTCCGTCGACCATCTTCTTCACGTCAGGCGCAACAG AGAGCCTCAACTGGGCAATCAAATGCGGCGCTACTGCTCAGAGCCGAAAAGGCCTCGACCGCCACATCGTGACCACTCGCATCGAACACCCAGCAGTCCTAGAGATCTGCAAATTTCTGGAG GAAGACCACGGCTTCCAAGTAACATTTTGTCCTGTTGACTGCTTCGGCTTCGTAAACCTCGAGGCTCTCTCGAGGCTGCTGCGTGCCGAG ACTGCGTTTGTCAGCGTCCCACATGCGAATGCAGAAATTGGAGCAGTGCAACCTATCGAGAAG GTTGCCATGATTGTGCGAGAGCACGCACCGCATGCGCTCTTGCATGTCGATTGCTCTCAGTCGCTCGGCAAAATACCAGTGAATATTCCTCAGCTTGGCGCCGACTTGGTGACGA TTGCAGGACACAAGATCTACGCGCCCAAAGGCGTCGGCGCTCTTTACGTCGGTTCCCGAGCATGCTTAGGGCCGCTCCTTCACGGGGGcggacaggaaagaagactcCGAGGT GGAACAGAAAATGTGCCATACTGTGTGGCGCTGGGCAAGGCATGTGAGCTGATAGCTCAGGGTTGGTCTGAGCCCCAGGGATCGCGCGCCACGATTTCGGACTCGgctgctcctcttcctcgctctgcgtctcctggcCCGCTGACTTCCCCGGCAACGGGATACGGCGAGAGCCCCGAGGCCGGAGCCTCCGCAGAGACtcgcggcggcggcgaccGGGATGCACATTCACCTCAGGAGGAGGACGggagcgaggaggcgaaccaagggggagaggggagaggcggagacgcagggCAGATGCGCGAGGAGCCAGGCGTCgctggagagggagaaggcgcagcgcAGGTCACCAAGACGGGGTTCGCGGAGGAGCAAACCGCGACGTCGTCGGGtccgggtgtacgtacaccccacggcgaaggagacaagccgTTTTCCTGGCTGCCGAGTCTCACCTCGACGTTTCGCATGGGATCGAGTTGCGAGCGAAAGCGCGAGGACGGCCCGCGCGACACTGTCTTCCCTGCTTCAGCGTCGGCTCTCAGTCGCGTCTGCGTGTCGTTGGGCTTCTCGCGGGTTTTGCCACCGGCGCTTGCCTCGGATGCGTCGCATCGAGCCAGCGGGTCGTTCGCTGGCGAGTGGGGATCTTTCTCGGACAGACAGGGGGCTGCAAGCAGCCTTTCGGCGCACCCGAAACACATGGAACAGTCTTTGATCAAATTCACTCAGCAGTTCTTCGCCGAGCTGCTCCTCCTGACTCAGTGGTCACCAGACCAAC TCGGCAACCTCATCCGCATCAACGGCCCTCTGCGACGAGCCCGAGCATTCTTTGAGAGCGGTGACAACGCACAAGAGAAGAGTTTCGCCGAAGTGTACGGCGCGCTCCCGAACACACTTTCTCTGTCGATTTGCGGCGCCGACGGACCGGAAATCGTCAGACTTCTCTGC GACCGCCTGTGTATCTCGGCGGGGTGTACGTGTCACAGCTCTGGGGAACTGACGAGTTCAACGCTTCAGGCGATTCAGCTAGACAGAAAGTGGGCACGGGGAACCATTCGAATTTCTACTG GACGCTTCACAACGCTGAACGACGCGGCAGTGGCTGGACGTCTTCTAGCTCGGTTCCTGATCTCAGAGAATATGCTTTTCGGGAAGCCCGAGCGTGTCTCCGCTGATCTGTCTGCCGATcgcgaaaacggagagctGACTGGAGGTGCCGAGACATTCTAA